Genomic segment of Chloracidobacterium sp. N:
CTCGTCGTCTTCGTCGGCGAAGGGCAGGTACTGGAACATGTACTGCTCGAAGGGCAGGCCGCCCATCAGGTCGGCGTAGGTTTCAATGATGGTTCTCACCACCTTCTGCAACCCGGCCGGGTCTTTGGGCGGGCGCGTCGTGACGATGGCAATGGGTTTGTTCCGTACCGAAATCTCCAGGCGCGTCAACCTGCCAACCGCAATTGGGGCGTCAATGAGCGCGTCATAGCTTTCAGCCGTGTAACGCTGGTCAGTGCGGCGGGGCAGCGGCAGGGCGGCCTGCCAGCCTTGGGGCAGGTTGAAGGCAAGGGTTGTGGGCCAGTGTCGTCCATCCGGGACGTAGAGCAACGTGGCTGCACCGGCAAGCTGCCCGTAATCCGGGCCGAGCCAGTTGGAATCCACGCTCTGGCGGTCGCACAGCAGTCCATACCGCAGGATGACCGTGGACTGTCCGGCACATCGGACGCGCCAGGTCTGTTTGTCCCGTCGCCGCAGCAGCAGCGGTTGCCCCTCGGCGCCCTGGGCCGTCAACTCGAAGAGATGTTTGGCGTGGTTGAGAATTTCGTAGGAACCCGGCGTCCAGGCCGGAAGGGCGACATCCAGGGTTTCGCGTCCGTCAAGGTTGCGAATCGTCATTTCGATGCGCGCTTCGTCGTCGCCGGGCGCGCTGATGGTGATGCGGTAGTCCACCGTCGGCTGCGCCACGGCCAGCAGCGGCGTCCAGCCGAGCAGAAAAAACCAGAGCAGAAGCTGCGACGGAAAACCTGCCGGTCGAAGGGGTAATGACCGGACACGAAACGTACGAACGGAAAAAGGCATCATTGGCAGACCTGATGTGAACAGAATGACCGGCGCGACGGATGCCTGATGACACCGGGATTGTCAAGCTGCCAATGGCCTACAGTCGTTGGTGGACGTTGCCCAAGCGGCTGTGAAAAACTGCGTTTCCCCAGTCCTGCCGGGGTCACTGCCCAGTGCCGCGAGAAAGTTCTTCGAGGAACGCATGCTCACCGAACGCGCCATCGAGAAGTACATCCTTGAAAAAGAGCCTTACTACCTGCCGGTCGGCAACGAGATCGAACTGTTTACGGCTGCCTATCAGGCCAAGCTGCCCGTCATGCTGAAGGGCCCGACCGGGTGCGGCAAAACCCGGTTTGTCGAGCACATGGCCTGGCGGTTCAAACGTCCGCTGGTGACGGTGGCCTGTCACGAAGACCTGTCGGCAACCGATCTGGTGGGCCGCTACCTGCTGGAGGGGGAAGAAACTGTCTGGCACGACGGCCCCCTGACCCTGGCCGTCAAGCATGGCGCCATGTGCTACCTGGATGAAGTCGTCGAAGCCCGCAAGGACACGCTGGTGCTCATTCACCCGCTCACCGATGACCGGCGTATCCTTCCGGTTGAAAAACGCCGCGTCGTCCTTGAAGCCCCGGATGAGTTTCAGTTCGTCATTTCCTACAATCCGGGCTACCAGAGTGTGCTCAAGGACCTGAAACAATCCACCCGGCAGCGTTTCGTCGCCATCGAGTTTGACTACCCGCCGTTTGACACTGAAGTGGCGATTGTGGCGCACGAGGGGCAGGTGGATGAATCCACGGCGCGCGATCTGGTGACGATTGGGCAGAAAGTGCGCAACCTGCGCGGGCATGGCCTTGAAGAAGGCGTGTCCACACGCCTGCTCGTCTATGCCGCGCAACTCATCCGGGGGGGGATTGCTCCTGTCAGCGCCTGCACCGTGGCCATCGTCAACCCCATTACGGATGACCGTGACCTTCAGCGGAGTATCCAGGAAATCGTCACCACCGTCATTTAGCCCTTGTTCCTGCACCATAAGGTAAGCCGGCTGACATGACGCGCTGCGTTCTTGCGACGCTGTGCGTCATGTTGCGTCAGCGGAATGCACTCAAAAGGTTTTGCATTTTTCCCCGGAAAGTGTAAGTTTACTCACCCTGTCGGGTCCCAGCCTTCAAACTTTCCCCCACGCTTACGATCAAGGAGTTTCGCGTATGAGTGCACCAGCTACCGCGACGTACGAAGTTGCGCCTGAAGTCAAATCCTTTGTCGAGAAAACGCATCACCTGCTGATTGACGGTCAGTGGGTCGAGGCCAAACGCGGTCAAGTGTTCAAAGTCTATAACCCGGCGAACGGAGAAGTTCTCGCCCATGTGGCCGAAGGTAATGCCGAGGATATTGATCTGGCCGTCAAGGCAGCCCGGCGTGCCTTTGAGGAAGGCCCGTGGCGCAAAATGACACCCTCCGAGCGGGGACGGCTCATCTGGAAGCTGGCCGACCTGGTTGAGCAGCATCTGGAAGAGTTTGCCCAGCTCGAAACGCTTGACAATGGAAAGCCCCTGACGGTGTCGCGGGCAGCGGATGTGCCGCTGGCCGTGGATTTGTTCCGCTACATGGCCGGTTGGGCCACCAAGATCGAAGGCGAGACGATTCCGCTCTCTGTGCCGGGCGGGAACTATCTGGCCTACACGCTGCGGGAGCCGGTGGGGGTTGTCGGGCAGATCATTCCGTGGAACTTCCCGCTGCTGATGGCGGCCTGGAAACTTGGCCCGGCGCTGGCGGCGGGCTGTACGGTGGTGCTCAAGCCGGCCGAAGAAACGCCGCTTTCGGCGCTGCGGCTGGGTGAACTCATCCTGGAGGCTGGTTTCCCGCCGGGCGTGGTCAACATCGTGCCGGGCTACGGCGAAACGGCCGGGGCAGCCCTGGCCGCCCATCCCGACGTGGACAAGGTGGCTTTTACGGGTTCGACGGAAGTCGGCAAGCTCATCGTGCAGGCGGCAGCCGGCAACCTCAAGAAGGTCACGCTCGAACTTGGCGGCAAGTCACCCAACATCGTCTTCAAGGACGCCGATCTGTCGGTTGCCATTGAAGGTGCGGCCAATGCCATCTTCTTCAACCATGGTCAGTGCTGTGTGGCTGGTTCGCGGCTTTTCGTCGAAGAAGACATCTTTGATGATGTCGTGTCCGGCGTCGGTGAAATTGCCAGGCGGATTCGCGTCGGTGAGGGCTTCGATCCGGCAACCCAGATGGGGCCGCTTGTGTCCGAGACGCAGCTCCGGCGGGTGACGGGCTTCCTTGAATCCGGTGAAAAGGATGGTGCCAAAGCCATCGCCGGCGGGCAGCGGGTGGGTGACAAAGGCTACTTCGTCGCGCCTACCGTGCTCACCGATGTGCGGGACGATATGAAGGTCGTGCAGGAAGAAATCTTCGGTCCTGTGGTGACGGCGATGAAGTTTTCGGACATCCGGGAAGTCAGCGCCCGCGCCAACAACACGGTCTATGGGCTTGGGGCCGGCATCTGGACGCGCGACATCAGCAAGGCCCACGCCCTGGCGGCCGAAATCAAGGCCGGCACGGTGTGGATCAACTGCTACAACGTTTTTGATGCTGCGCTGCCCTTCGGCGGTTACAAGCAGTCGGGTTGGGGGCGTGAAATGGGCCACGCTGTGCTCAACGCCTACACCGAAACGAAATCGGTCTGCATCAAGCTCTGACCTTTGCCAGTCAGGTACTGCCAGTCATCTGCTGGCAGATAACACAGTGGGGCAGGTGGGCGCACCGCCTGCCCCAATCTCCAGAGATTGTTCCCTTCCTGTCCTGTTTGTGAAAGTCACAGGTTATGTTTGAAACCACATTGCTTGCCGGGAAAAACATTCTCATCACCGGCGGCGGCACGGGCCTGGGGCGCGTCATGGCGCTGCGTTTTGCCGAACTGGGGGCCCGGGTTGCCGTGCTGGGAAGACGGCCTGAACCGCTGGCCGAAGTCGTGCAACAGATCGAGGCGCAGGGCAGGGAAGCCATGGCCGTTGGCGCTGATGTCCGGGATGCCACCCGCGTCACTGCCGCCGTGGATGAGGTCATCGCGCGCTTTGGCACGCTCGATGTGTTGGTCAACAATGCCGCCGGGAACTTTCTGGCGCTGACCGAGACCCTGTCGCCGAACGCCTTCAACGCCGTGGTGGGCATCGTGCTCAACGGGACATTTCACTGTACGTCGGCCGTGGGCAAACACATGATTGCCCAGGGAAAGGGTGGGTGCATGCTCAACATCGTGGCCACCTACGCCTGGACCGGCGCGGCCTACGTCGTGCCTTCGGTGTGCGCCAAGGCCGGTGTCCTGGCCATGACGCGCTCGCTGGCGGTGGAGTGGGGGCGCTACCGGATTCGGCTCAATGCCATTGCGCCGGGGCCGTTCCCAACCGAAGGGGCGTGGTCGCGCCTGATGCTGCCGGGGATGGAGGAAGAAGGCAAACGCCGCAACCCAACGGGTCGCTTCGGCGAGCCACCCGAACTGGCCAACCTCGCGGCCTATCTGGTCAGCGACGCCGCCAGCTACATCAACGGGGAGTGTGTGACCATGGACGGCGGCGAATGGCTGATGGGGCAGTCGTTCAATACCCTGACGATGCTGCCACGCGACCAGTTCCAGGCGCTGGCCGAGGCGCTTCGCCCCAGGAAATCTGATGCTTCTCCCGCCGGATGACGACTGGCTGAATCCGTCGCCCTCTGGCCGAACCCTGCCTCAGCCGGGAGTACACTTGACGGCGATTCGTCCCGTGAAATCAATCCGGTTGAGCAGCAGGTGGAAGCCATGTTCTGCCAGGTACTCATCTACGGCTCTTCTGTTGCCCTGCCAGTACCCGTAGTCATCAACAATCAGGACGCCCCCCGTGGAGAGCCGGGGAAACAGGTGGGTCAGTTCGTGTCTGGTGGATTCGTACCAGTCGGTGTCGAGTCTCAGCAGCGAAATCCGGTCTGGCGCTGAACCGGGAAGTGTCTCTTCGACCTTGCCCTTGATGAATTTGACCCGGCTCATGTCATAGCCGGTGCTGGCCATGTTCTGGCGAACCTCTTCGAGTGGGGCATAGCACCAGGAAGAGCTGTCTTCACCTCTTTTCGTGGCCTCAAACTCGACCAAGGCGGGTTGACCGGTATAGTCCACGTCGGTGGCATCCGGTTTCGTCATGCCCTCATACGTGTCGAAGAGATAGAGGTTCGTCTTGTCCTGGCCGAGACGCCGGAGCGTATGTGCAACGGCCATCATGCTGCCCCCCCGCCAGACGCCACACTCGACAATATCGCCGGGGATATTGGCCTGGACGATGTATCTGACCGCCTGAATCAGCGCAAAGATGCGCTCGATGCTGGTCATGGTGTAAGGCTGGACGGCCTGGATGATGTCAATCGCTTCGGGGTCAAAATCCGGTGGGAAAACAGGTTTGACTTCGGCCGGACCGGCGGCCTTGGGAGGGGCGCTTCGGTAGCGCACGATGTCAAAACCTGTTCGTCGGATAAGCTGGCGGACGATGCGTTTCATCCTGGATGTTTCTCCTGAAGTGGTAGGTCTGCCGGATGACATGACTATGGGTGAACAGCCCGGCTGGCTGCGTCTGCCGGTTGAAACCGGTCGGCAGCCGGGTCGGCAAAGAGCCATCTGACGGCTGAAGCCCAGTCCTGCCCGTCCCGGTTCTGCCCGTCCCAGTCCTGCCCGTCAACGTCAGTGCCATCGGTACGCAGTACCAGAAAGACCGTCCGCGTGCCATGCAGACGGACGGCGGTATGGGCACCCAGGGGAAAAATGGACTCGGTCAGCGTTGCCTGCCGGCATTGACCGTCAAGCCAGACGACAGCCGGGTGGACGTACAACAGCGGTTCGCGGGCCGGATGCCAGTTGATCTGAAAGGCAAGCTGGGGAAAGTCCGGTTCGGTCACGAGGATGTCGCATTCCGAGGTTGTGCCGACCGAAAGCCAAAGTCGGCTGTCCTCGAAGATGACGGTGGTACGCGACAGGAACTGCCCGGCAACGAACAAGAGGACGGTCAGCCGGCGTGGCTGGCAGGGCAAGGTTGGTGACATTTTTCTGAAGACCCACTTTGCTGCAAGGCGCAAAGGCTGTGCCTTTGGTTGTGTTTTTATAGTCGGTTGGGCTATGTAGGCCAAACGCAACTTTCATAACCAAGGGAGACTCAGGCATGGCCTACGAAACCATCCTCGTGGAGACGCAGAACGCCATTGCGCGGGTGACGCTCAACCGTCCGGACACACTCAACGCCATGAACCAGACCATGATCGGTGAGCTGACCGAGGTGTTTACCGGGCTTGCCGGGCAAACGGATGTCCGGGCTGTGGTGGTGACAGGCGCTGGCCGGGCCTTTTCATCGGGTGGTGACATCCGTGGCATGCTGGCGGCGGCCCCGGAAACGGCTGCCGAAGCCGTCACGGCCATGATCGAGCGCGTCAACGGCATGGTGCTGGCGCTGTACAACCTGCCGCAGCCGGTGATTGCCGCCATCAACGGCCCGGCGCATGGGTTGGGCATGAGCCTGACGCTGGCCGCCGACTACCGGATCGCCGCCATGAGCGCCAGCTTTTCCCAGGCGTTCATCAGGATTGGCCTTGTTCCCGACGGTGGGGGGACGTTTCTCCTGCCGCGCGTTGTCGGTTGGGCCTGCGCCACGGATTTGATGTTGACCGGACGGACGGTTCCGGCCGGAGAGGCCAAAACCATCGGTTTGGTACATCAGACGGTCGCTGATGCCGAGTTTGCCAACACGGTTCAGTTATGCGCCCAACAGTTTGCTGCTGCTCCGACCCAGGCCATCGCCCGGACAAAAGCCCTCCTGCGTAGCAGCAAGAATGCTGACTTCGCCACGCAGTTGAACCATGAACGCGACCACCAGGCGGCCTGCGCGACAACGCACGATTTCCGGGAAGGCGTCACCGCATTTATCGAAAAACGACCGCCGGTGTTTACCGGGCGCTGAAGCCTGGAACGCATGTGAACATGGCTGCTACGCCGCTGCGAAACAGCAATCCGACCGTGACGCTCCATGAGCGGGCTGAAGCGAACCTGCGCTTCATCCGTGACACCATGGAGCGGGCTACGCTGTTTACGGCTGTGCCCGGCTGGGGCATGGTGGCCGTCGGGCTGACGGCCCACGTCGCCGTCGTTCTGGCGGCCGTACAGCCGACGCTCTGGCGCTGGCTGCTGGTGTGGATTGGGGAAGCCATTCTGGCGCTGACCATTGGCGCAACGACGATGTGGCGTAAGGCGCGTCGGCAGGATCACTCGCTGGCTTCGGCGGCAGCGCGCCGCTTTTTCTTTGCTTTTGTCCCGCCACTGGTGGTGGGCGGCCTGCTCTCAGTGGTGCTGGTCAGGCACGGCGCGTATGACTTGCTGCCTGGCACGTGGCTGCTGCTCTATGGCACCGGCGTCACGGCAGCCGGGGCTTTTTCCGTCCGCGTCGTGCCGTTGCTGGGCCTGGCGTTTTTGCTTCTGGGAAGCGTCACGCTGTTTCTCCCCTTGCCCATGACACACTGGGCGATGGCCTTTGGGTTTGGTGCACTCCACGTCGGCTTCGGACTTGTTATTGCGCGAAAGTATGGCGGCTAAACGGAAAGCCAACAAACCAGAACCTCTGCCCGCCCCGCCAAAAGCCGTCGTCTCGGCGGCCAAGGTGGTTTGCGAGGGCGTGGACAAGCTCATTCACGAACCCCTGCGGCTGGGTATCCTGTGCGCGCTGGCCGGAGTCGAATACCTGTCCTTTACGGAGCTGCGGCGACTGCTCTCCACGACGGACGGCAATCTGAGCGTCCACCTGCGGCGTCTGGAGGAGGCCGGCTATCTGCACTGTGAAAAGGGCTTTCGGGGACGGATGCCCCACACGAGGTATCGGCTGACGGCCACCGGCCGCACGGCCCTGGAAGACTACGTCAGCCACATGGAAGCCATTCTGCGGCATGCCCACCGGGTTGTTCGGCCCAGATAAACGGTCTCCGCTTACCGCTCCAGGCAGCAGGCGCGCAGCCGTGGCGCGGTTTCTTCAGGGATGGTGTCGTTGATGAAGGCCCCGGTGCCGCTTTCACTCCCGGCCAGATACTTGAGTTTGGCCGCCGTCCGGTGTGGCGGCAGAAACTCGATGTAGAAGCGGACGTAAGGGTAATCCTGCCCGTCGGTCGGCCGCTGGTGGAGTGCCATGATGTACGGCAGGGAAAACCCAAAGAGCCGGTCATAGCCAACGAGCAGGGTCTTGAGGAGTTCGGCCAGTTGGTGGCGCTCGTGCGCATCGAAATCCACAATGGCTGCAACGGGCCGTTTGGGCACGAGCAGCGTTTCATACGGGTAACGCGCAAAAAAGGGAACGAGCACCACGAAAGCCTCATTTTCGCAGACGATGCGCCGTCCATCAGCCTGTTCGGCCGCCAGGATGTCGCCCAGCAGGTCGCGTCCGGTGCGCGCCCAGTGCTGCCGGGACTGCGCCAGTTGGCGGGCAACGCGCGGCGGGATGAACGGATAGGCGTAAATCTGCCCGTGCGGATGGTGGAGCGTGACGCCGATGGCTTCGCCCTTGTTTTCAAAGATATAGACGTAAGCCACCTCTTCCCGC
This window contains:
- a CDS encoding CbbQ/NirQ/NorQ/GpvN family protein is translated as MLTERAIEKYILEKEPYYLPVGNEIELFTAAYQAKLPVMLKGPTGCGKTRFVEHMAWRFKRPLVTVACHEDLSATDLVGRYLLEGEETVWHDGPLTLAVKHGAMCYLDEVVEARKDTLVLIHPLTDDRRILPVEKRRVVLEAPDEFQFVISYNPGYQSVLKDLKQSTRQRFVAIEFDYPPFDTEVAIVAHEGQVDESTARDLVTIGQKVRNLRGHGLEEGVSTRLLVYAAQLIRGGIAPVSACTVAIVNPITDDRDLQRSIQEIVTTVI
- a CDS encoding aldehyde dehydrogenase family protein gives rise to the protein MSAPATATYEVAPEVKSFVEKTHHLLIDGQWVEAKRGQVFKVYNPANGEVLAHVAEGNAEDIDLAVKAARRAFEEGPWRKMTPSERGRLIWKLADLVEQHLEEFAQLETLDNGKPLTVSRAADVPLAVDLFRYMAGWATKIEGETIPLSVPGGNYLAYTLREPVGVVGQIIPWNFPLLMAAWKLGPALAAGCTVVLKPAEETPLSALRLGELILEAGFPPGVVNIVPGYGETAGAALAAHPDVDKVAFTGSTEVGKLIVQAAAGNLKKVTLELGGKSPNIVFKDADLSVAIEGAANAIFFNHGQCCVAGSRLFVEEDIFDDVVSGVGEIARRIRVGEGFDPATQMGPLVSETQLRRVTGFLESGEKDGAKAIAGGQRVGDKGYFVAPTVLTDVRDDMKVVQEEIFGPVVTAMKFSDIREVSARANNTVYGLGAGIWTRDISKAHALAAEIKAGTVWINCYNVFDAALPFGGYKQSGWGREMGHAVLNAYTETKSVCIKL
- a CDS encoding SDR family oxidoreductase, with amino-acid sequence MFETTLLAGKNILITGGGTGLGRVMALRFAELGARVAVLGRRPEPLAEVVQQIEAQGREAMAVGADVRDATRVTAAVDEVIARFGTLDVLVNNAAGNFLALTETLSPNAFNAVVGIVLNGTFHCTSAVGKHMIAQGKGGCMLNIVATYAWTGAAYVVPSVCAKAGVLAMTRSLAVEWGRYRIRLNAIAPGPFPTEGAWSRLMLPGMEEEGKRRNPTGRFGEPPELANLAAYLVSDAASYINGECVTMDGGEWLMGQSFNTLTMLPRDQFQALAEALRPRKSDASPAG
- a CDS encoding TylF/MycF/NovP-related O-methyltransferase, translated to MKRIVRQLIRRTGFDIVRYRSAPPKAAGPAEVKPVFPPDFDPEAIDIIQAVQPYTMTSIERIFALIQAVRYIVQANIPGDIVECGVWRGGSMMAVAHTLRRLGQDKTNLYLFDTYEGMTKPDATDVDYTGQPALVEFEATKRGEDSSSWCYAPLEEVRQNMASTGYDMSRVKFIKGKVEETLPGSAPDRISLLRLDTDWYESTRHELTHLFPRLSTGGVLIVDDYGYWQGNRRAVDEYLAEHGFHLLLNRIDFTGRIAVKCTPG
- a CDS encoding enoyl-CoA hydratase/isomerase family protein, whose translation is MAYETILVETQNAIARVTLNRPDTLNAMNQTMIGELTEVFTGLAGQTDVRAVVVTGAGRAFSSGGDIRGMLAAAPETAAEAVTAMIERVNGMVLALYNLPQPVIAAINGPAHGLGMSLTLAADYRIAAMSASFSQAFIRIGLVPDGGGTFLLPRVVGWACATDLMLTGRTVPAGEAKTIGLVHQTVADAEFANTVQLCAQQFAAAPTQAIARTKALLRSSKNADFATQLNHERDHQAACATTHDFREGVTAFIEKRPPVFTGR
- a CDS encoding transcriptional regulator, with protein sequence MAAKRKANKPEPLPAPPKAVVSAAKVVCEGVDKLIHEPLRLGILCALAGVEYLSFTELRRLLSTTDGNLSVHLRRLEEAGYLHCEKGFRGRMPHTRYRLTATGRTALEDYVSHMEAILRHAHRVVRPR
- the galT gene encoding galactose-1-phosphate uridylyltransferase; the protein is MSELRWNPLLGEWTITATHRQERTFLPPANYCPLCPTQPGAFETEIPAPAFDIVVFENRFPSLQAVPPPPAIEGSALYPVRPAQGICEVVVYTDRHTTTLAEESVERIRRLILVWCDRFAELGAREEVAYVYIFENKGEAIGVTLHHPHGQIYAYPFIPPRVARQLAQSRQHWARTGRDLLGDILAAEQADGRRIVCENEAFVVLVPFFARYPYETLLVPKRPVAAIVDFDAHERHQLAELLKTLLVGYDRLFGFSLPYIMALHQRPTDGQDYPYVRFYIEFLPPHRTAAKLKYLAGSESGTGAFINDTIPEETAPRLRACCLER